Proteins encoded within one genomic window of Candidatus Binatia bacterium:
- the rpiA gene encoding ribose-5-phosphate isomerase A, producing the protein MSPGGALAQALDLVRDGMTLGLGTGRAASAFVRALGERIREGLRVRGIATSESTARLAVEVGIPLVDLADAETIDLTVDGADEVDPKLDLIKGYGGALLREKVVASASRRVVILVGPEKLVSVLGERGKLPVEVVPFALPYCRRRFAQMGYACEPRLEAGDLFRTDNGNCILDCSVGPLPEPGRVDAEFRAVPGVVATGLFVGLADLVIVGEGDAFEVRRRENP; encoded by the coding sequence ATGAGTCCCGGGGGTGCACTCGCCCAGGCGCTCGATCTCGTCCGTGACGGCATGACGCTCGGCCTCGGCACCGGACGGGCCGCCTCGGCGTTCGTCCGCGCGCTCGGGGAACGGATACGGGAAGGTCTTCGCGTCCGGGGGATCGCCACGTCCGAGTCCACGGCGAGGCTCGCAGTCGAGGTAGGAATCCCGCTCGTCGACCTCGCGGACGCCGAAACGATCGACCTCACGGTCGACGGCGCGGACGAGGTGGACCCCAAGCTCGACCTCATCAAGGGTTACGGCGGCGCTCTCTTGCGGGAGAAAGTCGTCGCTTCGGCCTCCCGGCGCGTGGTGATTCTCGTCGGCCCCGAAAAGCTCGTTTCGGTCCTGGGCGAGAGAGGCAAGCTACCCGTCGAAGTCGTTCCCTTCGCCCTTCCCTACTGCCGTCGGAGGTTCGCGCAGATGGGCTACGCGTGCGAGCCTCGGCTCGAGGCAGGGGACCTCTTTCGGACGGACAACGGTAACTGCATCCTCGACTGTTCGGTCGGTCCTCTCCCCGAGCCGGGACGCGTCGACGCGGAGTTCCGGGCCGTTCCGGGCGTCGTGGCGACGGGGCTCTTCGTCGGGCTCGCGGACCTCGTGATCGTGGGCGAGGGGGACGCGTTCGAGGTGCGCAGGCGCGAGAATCCGTGA
- the glk gene encoding glucokinase — protein MAAFVLAGDVGGTKTSLGLFRAEAGELALEREATYPSREFASLDEIVRDFLGRQKGKVEAAAFGLAGPVLGTTVRITNLPWVVDAQSLCESIGCARVRLWNDLQAAAFGILFLPPEKLEPLQRGVSREGNRAVLAAGTGLGQAVLFWDGRSYHPSPTEGGHADFAPRDERESALAAFVRRETGRASVERVLSGPGLYRIFRFVVSELGIEPSQAVLARLEDEDPARVVGESALRGECPASSAAVDLFVSLYGSQAGNLALATFALGGVYVAGGIAGKLLPKLREGGFVAAFRAKDPFEWLLSEIPVFVVLEPHVARLGAAHAAARLLGGEPG, from the coding sequence ATGGCCGCATTCGTTCTCGCGGGCGACGTGGGCGGGACCAAAACGAGCCTGGGCCTTTTTCGGGCCGAGGCCGGAGAGCTGGCCCTCGAACGAGAAGCCACGTACCCGAGCCGGGAGTTCGCCTCGCTCGACGAAATCGTCCGGGATTTCCTCGGCCGGCAGAAGGGCAAGGTCGAGGCGGCGGCCTTCGGACTCGCGGGACCGGTGCTGGGCACTACGGTCCGGATCACGAATCTTCCGTGGGTGGTCGATGCGCAGAGTCTTTGCGAGAGCATCGGTTGTGCCCGGGTCCGCCTCTGGAACGACCTCCAGGCGGCGGCATTCGGGATTCTCTTCTTGCCTCCCGAGAAGCTCGAGCCCTTGCAGCGCGGAGTCTCCCGCGAGGGAAACCGTGCCGTTCTGGCAGCCGGGACGGGCCTCGGTCAGGCCGTTCTTTTCTGGGACGGTAGATCCTACCACCCGTCCCCCACCGAGGGCGGGCATGCCGATTTCGCTCCGCGGGACGAAAGGGAGAGCGCCCTTGCCGCCTTCGTGAGAAGGGAGACGGGGCGGGCTTCCGTCGAGCGCGTGCTTTCGGGCCCGGGCCTCTACCGTATCTTCCGGTTCGTCGTCTCGGAACTGGGCATCGAGCCGTCGCAGGCCGTCTTGGCGCGACTCGAAGACGAAGACCCGGCGCGCGTCGTCGGCGAGAGTGCCTTGCGTGGCGAGTGTCCGGCTTCGTCCGCGGCCGTCGACCTTTTCGTTTCCCTCTACGGTTCTCAAGCGGGCAACCTCGCGCTCGCGACGTTCGCCCTGGGCGGCGTCTACGTGGCGGGCGGGATCGCCGGGAAGCTTCTCCCGAAGCTCCGGGAAGGGGGCTTCGTCGCGGCCTTCCGCGCGAAGGATCCCTTCGAGTGGCTTCTCTCCGAGATTCCGGTCTTCGTCGTGCTCGAGCCCCACGTGGCGCGCCTCGGTGCGGCGCACGCCGCAGCCCGGCTTCTCGGCGGAGAGCCCGGTTGA
- the feoA gene encoding iron transporter FeoA gives MERTLADLRPDQEARIRGLLGSNGITQRLAELGFTPGQKVRVVRYAPLGDPMQVRLRGFDLAVRRNEARRVLLEAE, from the coding sequence ATGGAGCGCACGCTCGCCGACCTCCGTCCCGACCAGGAAGCCCGCATCCGGGGCCTTCTCGGGTCGAACGGCATCACGCAGCGCCTCGCCGAGCTGGGCTTCACTCCGGGACAGAAAGTCCGCGTCGTTCGCTATGCCCCGCTCGGGGACCCGATGCAAGTGCGCTTGCGCGGTTTCGACCTGGCCGTACGCCGGAACGAAGCGCGCCGTGTGCTCCTGGAGGCGGAGTGA
- a CDS encoding ferrous iron transporter B, which translates to MNAPVPLSTTPEATRPEKPAARREEARPIRVAVVGNPNTGKTTLFNALTGLRHRTANYPGVTIESAVGETEVAGRKLVLVDLPGSYSLAPQAPDELVAVEVLLGKAPGTEPPDVVLCVVDASNLERNLYLVSQVLEIGRPVVVALTMTDVARRQGVQIDVARLAGRLGVPVVPVLAHRRIGVERLRAALLEAATGGSPGRRHVILPELFERKVAELSRSLASNGSDGVPRFLLERLLLDVEGYVERELGRAYGPGLTDQVRRMREELARAGFRVPHLEVERRYDWIASVVRDVVRRSEVGGETWTDRIDRVVTHKVWGALLFLGSMALVFQAIFSWAVPLMDLLDAAFGRLGAAVGAALPEGPVRSLLVDGVIGGVGAVVVFLPQIAILFGLLTVLEDSGYMARAAFLMDRIMASFGLSGRSFLPLLSSFACAVPGIMSTRAIENRRDRLATILIAPLMSCSARLPVYVLFISAFVPAKTVWGFVGLQGLTLFSLYMLGLVVAPLVAYLLKRTLLRGPAVPFLLELPAYKLPSWRVVLFRMYDRSWAFLRRAGTIILASTILVWALSYYPAHREVREEFELLRSRATPEEIARLEALEAGERLRRSFLGRAGHLIEPVVAPLGWDWKIGMATIASFPAREVVIAALGTIYNVGSRNGEDAMALRDALRAERRPDGRPVFTTAVALSIMVFFALCCQCVATLATIRRETNSWTYPAFTFAYMTTLAYLGAFLAYRVGTALGL; encoded by the coding sequence GTGAACGCACCCGTTCCCCTCTCCACGACGCCGGAGGCGACTCGGCCGGAAAAACCCGCCGCGCGCCGGGAAGAAGCGCGGCCGATTCGCGTCGCCGTCGTCGGAAACCCCAACACGGGAAAAACGACCCTTTTCAACGCGCTCACGGGTCTGCGGCACCGGACGGCCAACTACCCCGGGGTCACGATCGAAAGCGCCGTCGGCGAAACGGAAGTCGCGGGCCGAAAGCTCGTCCTGGTGGACCTGCCCGGGTCCTACTCCCTCGCGCCGCAGGCTCCGGACGAGCTCGTCGCGGTCGAAGTCCTTCTCGGGAAGGCTCCGGGGACGGAACCACCCGACGTCGTCCTCTGCGTGGTCGACGCGAGCAACCTCGAGCGGAACCTCTACCTGGTGAGCCAGGTGCTCGAGATCGGCCGGCCCGTCGTCGTCGCACTCACGATGACGGACGTGGCCCGGCGGCAAGGGGTGCAGATCGACGTCGCGAGACTCGCGGGCCGGCTCGGCGTGCCGGTCGTCCCCGTGCTCGCGCACCGCAGGATCGGAGTGGAACGGCTTCGAGCAGCGCTCCTCGAAGCTGCGACAGGAGGAAGCCCGGGCCGCAGGCACGTGATTCTGCCGGAACTTTTCGAGCGGAAAGTCGCCGAGCTCTCGCGGTCCCTCGCATCGAACGGCTCGGACGGGGTACCGCGTTTTCTCCTGGAGAGGCTTCTCCTCGACGTCGAAGGCTACGTCGAAAGGGAGCTCGGGCGAGCGTACGGGCCGGGTCTCACCGACCAGGTCCGCAGAATGCGCGAGGAACTCGCCCGAGCCGGCTTCCGCGTCCCGCACCTCGAGGTCGAAAGGCGCTACGACTGGATCGCGTCGGTCGTCCGCGACGTCGTCCGCCGGTCCGAAGTGGGCGGCGAGACCTGGACCGATCGGATCGACCGGGTCGTCACACACAAGGTCTGGGGGGCTCTTCTCTTCCTCGGCTCCATGGCGCTCGTCTTCCAGGCCATCTTCTCCTGGGCCGTTCCTCTGATGGACCTCCTCGACGCGGCCTTCGGGCGGCTCGGGGCGGCCGTGGGAGCCGCCCTGCCCGAGGGGCCCGTCCGCAGCCTGCTCGTCGACGGCGTCATCGGCGGGGTGGGTGCCGTCGTCGTCTTCCTGCCGCAGATCGCCATCCTCTTCGGTCTCCTCACCGTCCTCGAAGACTCGGGCTACATGGCCCGGGCCGCCTTTCTCATGGACCGCATCATGGCGAGCTTCGGCCTCTCCGGGCGCAGTTTCCTGCCCCTTCTTTCCTCCTTCGCCTGCGCGGTGCCCGGGATCATGTCGACCCGAGCCATCGAAAACCGGCGCGACAGGCTCGCCACGATTCTGATCGCGCCGCTCATGAGCTGTAGCGCGCGGCTTCCGGTCTACGTCCTTTTCATCTCGGCCTTCGTGCCCGCGAAGACCGTCTGGGGGTTCGTGGGACTCCAGGGCCTCACGCTCTTCTCCCTCTACATGCTCGGCCTCGTCGTCGCGCCGCTCGTGGCCTACCTCCTCAAACGCACGCTTCTTCGCGGACCGGCGGTCCCGTTCCTGCTCGAACTTCCCGCATACAAGCTGCCCTCGTGGCGCGTCGTCCTTTTCCGGATGTACGACCGGAGCTGGGCTTTTCTGCGCCGGGCGGGGACGATCATCCTCGCGTCGACGATCCTGGTGTGGGCCCTTTCCTACTATCCGGCGCACCGGGAAGTTCGCGAGGAGTTCGAGCTCTTGCGGAGCCGGGCGACACCCGAAGAGATCGCCCGACTGGAAGCGCTCGAAGCGGGCGAGCGACTCCGGCGGAGTTTTCTCGGCCGTGCAGGCCATCTGATCGAACCCGTCGTCGCTCCGCTGGGTTGGGACTGGAAAATCGGGATGGCGACGATCGCGAGCTTCCCGGCCCGCGAAGTGGTCATCGCTGCCCTCGGTACCATCTACAACGTCGGAAGTCGGAACGGCGAAGACGCCATGGCACTCCGGGACGCGCTGCGTGCGGAGCGGAGACCGGACGGCCGGCCGGTTTTCACGACGGCCGTCGCACTCTCGATCATGGTGTTCTTCGCTCTCTGCTGCCAGTGCGTGGCCACGCTCGCCACGATCCGGCGCGAGACGAACTCGTGGACGTATCCCGCGTTCACGTTCGCGTACATGACGACCCTGGCCTACCTGGGTGCGTTCCTCGCCTACCGGGTGGGGACGGCTCTCGGGCTTTGA
- a CDS encoding enoyl-CoA hydratase has product MAYQDFRCLRVEVARGVARVVLDHPPINLLDLPFILELDRLGASLAEDPEVRVVVLESADPDFFVAHADVSLILELPGRKPEDEPAREPSFFQKMVDRFRTMPKVTIAKIEGICRGGGSELVLSCDMRFAALGRAVLGQPEVAVGILPGGSGTVRLPRLVGRSRALEIVLGAEDFSAELAERYGYVNRALPPEELGPFVERLASRIASFPPEAVARAKRAVLAAEGDLTSHLALEAQLFDECLVFPEARRRMEAFLAAGGQTREVEKRGFGS; this is encoded by the coding sequence ATGGCGTACCAGGATTTTCGATGTCTTCGAGTCGAAGTCGCCCGAGGCGTCGCTCGGGTCGTCCTCGACCATCCACCGATCAACCTTCTCGACCTTCCGTTCATCCTGGAGCTCGACCGGCTCGGCGCATCTCTGGCCGAGGACCCCGAGGTGCGCGTCGTGGTTCTCGAGAGCGCCGACCCCGATTTTTTCGTGGCCCACGCCGACGTTTCGCTCATTCTCGAACTTCCGGGCCGGAAACCCGAAGACGAACCCGCCCGCGAGCCGAGCTTTTTCCAGAAGATGGTGGACCGCTTCCGCACGATGCCGAAAGTCACGATCGCCAAGATCGAGGGGATTTGCCGGGGCGGTGGCAGCGAGCTCGTTCTCTCCTGCGACATGCGCTTTGCGGCACTCGGCCGCGCCGTGCTGGGACAGCCGGAGGTGGCGGTGGGCATCCTCCCCGGCGGCAGCGGCACGGTGCGGCTTCCGCGCCTGGTCGGCCGCAGCCGGGCACTCGAAATCGTGCTCGGGGCGGAAGACTTCTCCGCCGAGCTCGCCGAACGGTACGGCTACGTGAATCGGGCCTTGCCGCCCGAAGAACTCGGCCCCTTCGTCGAGAGGCTCGCATCCCGTATCGCTTCTTTCCCGCCGGAGGCCGTGGCACGCGCAAAGCGCGCCGTTCTCGCCGCCGAGGGCGACCTGACGTCGCACCTCGCGCTCGAGGCGCAGCTTTTCGACGAGTGTCTCGTCTTTCCGGAAGCCCGGCGCCGGATGGAAGCGTTTCTCGCGGCCGGCGGGCAGACACGCGAGGTCGAAAAGCGAGGGTTCGGCTCCTAG